The following are encoded together in the Nocardioides sp. Arc9.136 genome:
- a CDS encoding sulfurtransferase: protein MSRENSLVSTQWVEDHLDDPKVVVIEVDEDTTSYDKGHIRGAIKLDWTTDLQDQVRRDFVNRDRFSELLSERGVSNDDTVVLYGGNNNWFAAYAYWYFKLYGHQDVKLMDGGRKKWELDSRELTDEVPTREAATYTAQDPDLSIRAFRDETVDAIGVKNLIDVRSPDEYAGRLLAPAHLPQEQAQRAGHIPTSLNVPWSKNCNDDGTFKSDEDLKALYAEVGIDDSKDTIALCRIGERSSLTWFVLKELLGHQNVKNYDGSWTEYGSLVGVPVALGDEPGNA from the coding sequence ATGAGCCGCGAGAACTCCCTCGTCTCCACCCAGTGGGTGGAGGACCACCTCGACGACCCGAAGGTCGTCGTCATCGAGGTCGACGAGGACACGACGTCGTACGACAAGGGCCACATCCGTGGTGCCATCAAGCTCGACTGGACGACCGACCTCCAGGACCAGGTCCGCCGCGACTTCGTGAACCGCGACCGCTTCTCCGAACTCCTCTCCGAGCGCGGCGTCTCCAACGACGACACCGTCGTGCTCTACGGCGGCAACAACAACTGGTTCGCGGCGTACGCCTACTGGTACTTCAAGCTCTACGGCCACCAGGACGTCAAGCTCATGGACGGCGGCCGCAAGAAGTGGGAGCTCGACTCCCGCGAGCTCACCGACGAGGTCCCCACCCGCGAGGCGGCGACCTACACCGCGCAGGACCCCGACCTCTCGATCCGTGCGTTCCGCGACGAGACCGTCGACGCGATCGGCGTCAAGAACCTCATCGACGTCCGCAGCCCCGACGAGTACGCCGGCCGCCTCCTCGCCCCGGCCCACCTCCCGCAGGAGCAGGCCCAGCGCGCCGGTCACATCCCGACCTCGCTGAACGTGCCGTGGAGCAAGAACTGCAACGACGACGGCACCTTCAAGTCCGATGAGGACCTCAAGGCGCTCTACGCCGAGGTCGGCATCGACGACTCCAAGGACACCATCGCGCTCTGCCGCATCGGTGAGCGCTCCTCGCTGACCTGGTTCGTCCTCAAGGAGCTGCTCGGCCACCAGAACGTCAAGAACTACGACGGCTCCTGGACCGAGTACGGCTCCCTCGTGGGCGTCCCCGTCGCCCTCGGCGACGAGCCCGGCAACGCCTGA
- a CDS encoding response regulator transcription factor has translation MSTLLLLTSALQPSAEVLPGLALLGHQVRILPAEGSALLEAPDSDLLLVDGRQDLAHARDLCRLIRTTGTDVPVLLIVTEGGLAVVNHDWGMDDVVLHTCGPAELEARIKLAIGRLNAQRDAADPDAHVIRSGEVVVDDATYTAKIGGRTLDLTFKEFELLKFLAQHPGRVFSRQQLLQEVWGYDYFGGTRTVDVHVRRLRAKLGPENETLIGTVRNVGYRFVVPSKEKAASDDARTVEERRQDA, from the coding sequence GTGAGCACGTTGTTGTTGCTGACCAGCGCCCTGCAACCGTCAGCCGAGGTCCTGCCCGGTCTGGCACTGCTCGGTCACCAGGTTCGCATCCTGCCCGCCGAGGGCAGCGCGCTGCTCGAGGCGCCCGACTCCGACCTCCTCCTCGTCGACGGCCGCCAGGACCTCGCGCACGCCCGCGACCTGTGTCGCCTGATCCGCACGACCGGCACCGACGTGCCCGTCCTGCTCATCGTGACCGAGGGCGGGCTCGCCGTCGTCAACCACGACTGGGGCATGGACGACGTCGTGCTCCACACCTGCGGACCGGCCGAGCTCGAGGCACGGATCAAGCTCGCGATCGGCCGGCTCAACGCCCAGCGCGACGCCGCCGACCCCGACGCGCACGTGATCCGCTCCGGCGAGGTGGTCGTCGACGACGCGACGTACACCGCGAAGATCGGCGGCCGCACGCTCGACCTGACGTTCAAGGAGTTCGAGCTCCTCAAGTTCCTCGCCCAGCACCCCGGCCGCGTCTTCAGCCGCCAGCAGCTGCTGCAGGAGGTGTGGGGCTACGACTACTTCGGTGGCACGCGCACCGTCGACGTGCACGTGCGGCGGCTGCGCGCCAAGCTCGGCCCCGAGAACGAGACCCTGATCGGCACCGTCCGCAACGTCGGCTACCGGTTCGTGGTCCCGTCCAAGGAGAAGGCCGCCTCCGACGACGCCCGCACGGTCGAGGAGCGTCGGCAGGACGCCTGA
- a CDS encoding MoaD/ThiS family protein: MDRSKGNETDTIRVRYWAAAKAAAGTSEDVLPVDGPLTLAQVRDRALDLHPGADRLADILRTCSTLVGDRPTASEDPDTVQVAVGSSVEFLPPFAGG, translated from the coding sequence GTGGATCGATCCAAGGGAAATGAGACCGACACCATCCGGGTGCGCTACTGGGCTGCGGCCAAGGCTGCGGCCGGCACGTCGGAGGACGTGCTGCCGGTCGACGGTCCGTTGACCCTCGCCCAGGTCCGCGACCGCGCCCTCGACCTGCACCCGGGGGCCGACCGCCTCGCCGACATCCTGCGCACCTGCTCGACCCTCGTCGGTGACCGCCCGACCGCCTCCGAGGACCCTGACACCGTGCAGGTCGCGGTCGGCTCGAGCGTGGAGTTCCTCCCGCCGTTCGCCGGGGGCTGA
- a CDS encoding DUF4395 domain-containing protein yields MSVSTEPGVRAPSGLDPRGPQFTAAVTAVVLAVALLVPPAAATLILGVQAVLFAVGALGGVQRTPHAWVFRRVVRPRLSPPSELEDPRPPQFAQGVGLAFTAVAFVGFLLGATVVGQVAAGLALVAALLNAVFRFCLGCELYLVLRRLAPAAGRAASVSRTAG; encoded by the coding sequence ATGTCCGTCAGCACCGAACCCGGCGTGCGCGCGCCGAGCGGCCTCGACCCGCGCGGCCCGCAGTTCACCGCCGCTGTCACCGCGGTCGTGCTCGCAGTGGCGCTGCTCGTCCCGCCGGCTGCGGCGACCCTGATCCTCGGCGTCCAGGCCGTGCTGTTCGCGGTCGGCGCCCTGGGCGGGGTGCAGCGCACGCCGCACGCGTGGGTGTTCCGCCGGGTCGTCCGGCCGCGTCTGTCCCCGCCGAGCGAGCTCGAGGACCCGCGTCCGCCGCAGTTCGCGCAAGGGGTGGGCCTCGCCTTCACCGCGGTCGCGTTCGTCGGCTTCCTGCTCGGCGCGACGGTCGTCGGCCAGGTCGCGGCCGGCCTCGCCCTCGTCGCCGCCCTGCTGAACGCGGTCTTCCGCTTCTGCCTCGGCTGCGAGCTCTACCTCGTCCTGCGCCGCCTGGCGCCAGCCGCTGGTCGAGCAGCGAGCGTCAGCAGAACCGCTGGTTGA